From Selenihalanaerobacter shriftii, the proteins below share one genomic window:
- the yhbY gene encoding ribosome assembly RNA-binding protein YhbY, which produces MLTGKQRSYLRGKGNQMNPIVQIGKDGINSNLVEQTDDALEARELIKVRALNNSLYTAREAADELAEECGAEVVQVIGNVFLIYRRNDEDPIYNLPN; this is translated from the coding sequence ATGTTAACCGGAAAACAGAGAAGTTATTTAAGAGGGAAAGGTAATCAGATGAATCCTATAGTACAGATTGGAAAAGATGGTATTAATTCTAATTTAGTAGAACAGACAGATGATGCTTTAGAAGCTAGAGAATTAATTAAAGTTAGAGCTTTGAATAATTCTCTTTATACAGCACGCGAAGCTGCTGATGAATTAGCTGAGGAGTGTGGAGCAGAAGTTGTACAGGTAATAGGGAATGTGTTTTTAATTTATCGTCGTAACGATGAAGACCCTATATATAATTTACCAAACTAA